CCGTTCGAGCTCATCCGGTACTGCGCCCGGAACATGCCGTTCTTCGCGGTGCCGCGGTACGTGCGCCTCGTCGAGGAGTTGCCGAAGAGTCCCGTCGGCAAGATCCTGAAGTACGTGCTGCGTGAACAGGGAACGACCGGCGCCTTCGACCTCGAGGCGCACGGCTATCGCGTCAACCGCGAGGGACTGGTGCCGACCCGATGACCAGCCGGCCCGTTCTCGACGCCTGGGTCCAGCCGTGGACGCCCGCGGTCGCGCAGGCCCAGCCGGCGCGCAACCGCAGCCTGGCCGAGCGGCTCGGCGCGACGCGCCTGCTGGAGGGCATGCCCGCCGAGGCGCTGCTGGAGGAGATGGACGCCGCCGGCGTCGATCGCGCCCTGGTCTCGGCCGGGCCGACGATCGCGTGGGAGGAGGTCCTCAAGGCGGTGGCGCTGGCGCCGGAGCGACTGCTGCCGGTCGCGAGCGTCGACCCCTGGGGCCTCGACGGCGTGATGCCGGCGGTGCACGAGCTCCGGCGCGCGGTGGAGGAGGACGGCGCCGTCGCGCTCAAGCTCGAACCGTTCCACCAGGACAAGGCGCTCACCGAGGCGCGGTGGTACCCGCTGTACGCGACGTGTGTCGATCTCGACATCACCCTGCAGGTGCAGGTCGGCAACACCGGGCCCGCGACGTACCCCTCGTACACCGGGCAGCCGCTGTACATCGACCGCCTCGCGATCGACTTCCCCGAGTTGCGCATCGTCGCCGGGCACATCGGCTGGCCGTGGACGACCGAGATGATCGCGATCGCCCAGAAGCACGACAACGTCTGGATCGACACCAGCGCCCACCAGCCGAAGTACTACCCGCCCGAGTTCGTGCACTTCCTGCGCACCTTCGGCCGCACCAAGTGCATCTGGGCCAGCGACTGGCCGATCCTCGACTTCCCGACAGCCCTCGCCGGCATCGACGCGTTCGAGCTGAAGCCCGAGGTCGAGCGGCGGTTCCTGCACGACAACGCCGTCGCGGCGTTCCGGCTCGACCGCCGGGGCTGGGCATGACCTTCGCCCTGGAGCCCGAGGGGTCCGCGGTACTCGCCGAGGTCGCGGAGCTGGTCGAGACCTACGGGCGGGAGGAGATCCTCGCGCTGCGGGCGGAGGTCGAAGCCCTCGGCGCCGAGCGGCACGCGGAGTCCTTCCACCGCGAGCTGGCGAAGCGGAACCTGCTGGCGATCGGGCTGCCGGAGCCGTGGGGGCGCAGCGCGGGGCCGACCGAGCGCTACGCCCTGCACGAGACCCTCGATGCCGCGGGCATGCCGACCTACAGCCTCGAGCTGAACGAGACGATGGCCGGGATGATCGCCCGTCAGGGCCGCCCCGAGCTCGTCGCCGAGCACCTGCCGAAGCTCCTCGCGGGGGAGTGGACCTACGCCGGCGGGTACAGCGAGCCCGAGGCGGGCAGCGACCTGCTGGCGCTGCGGACGCGTGCGGTCCGGGAAGGTGACGAGTACGTCGTCACCGGCACCAAGCTCTGGACGTCCTCGGCGCACCTGGCGGACTGGATCGTCACGATCGTCCGTACCGACCCGGAGTCGCAGCGGCACCGAGGCCTGTCGATCCTCGTCATCGACGCCAAGGCGCCGGGGGTGACGATCGACGCCGTCCCGGTCGTCGGCGGGTGGCGGGTCAACGCCGTCAGCTTCGACGCGGTCCGGGTGCCGGCGGCGCACCTGCTCGGCGAGGAGAACCGGGGCTGGGCCGTGATCTCCCAGGCCCTCACCGACGAGCGGACGATGAGCTTCGGCGGCCGCGAGTCACGCCTGCTGCTCGCGCGGCTGATCCACCGCTGGGCGGCGACCGGGGAGGCCGTCGACGACGTCCGCGCCGAGGCGCTCGGCGACCTCGTCGTCGAGCTCGAGATCGAGCGCCTGCTC
This sequence is a window from Sporichthya brevicatena. Protein-coding genes within it:
- a CDS encoding amidohydrolase family protein; this encodes MTSRPVLDAWVQPWTPAVAQAQPARNRSLAERLGATRLLEGMPAEALLEEMDAAGVDRALVSAGPTIAWEEVLKAVALAPERLLPVASVDPWGLDGVMPAVHELRRAVEEDGAVALKLEPFHQDKALTEARWYPLYATCVDLDITLQVQVGNTGPATYPSYTGQPLYIDRLAIDFPELRIVAGHIGWPWTTEMIAIAQKHDNVWIDTSAHQPKYYPPEFVHFLRTFGRTKCIWASDWPILDFPTALAGIDAFELKPEVERRFLHDNAVAAFRLDRRGWA
- a CDS encoding acyl-CoA dehydrogenase family protein, whose amino-acid sequence is MTFALEPEGSAVLAEVAELVETYGREEILALRAEVEALGAERHAESFHRELAKRNLLAIGLPEPWGRSAGPTERYALHETLDAAGMPTYSLELNETMAGMIARQGRPELVAEHLPKLLAGEWTYAGGYSEPEAGSDLLALRTRAVREGDEYVVTGTKLWTSSAHLADWIVTIVRTDPESQRHRGLSILVIDAKAPGVTIDAVPVVGGWRVNAVSFDAVRVPAAHLLGEENRGWAVISQALTDERTMSFGGRESRLLLARLIHRWAATGEAVDDVRAEALGDLVVELEIERLLNLRAAALGERGEDAAAEASISKVFGSELAQRTAEWVDSALRPRTRCTRDVISTARTGDDISCAGSVDPLVADAAQALRTSTAFTIIGGTSEVQRNVVADRGLGLPR